A window from Solidesulfovibrio sp. encodes these proteins:
- a CDS encoding tRNA(5-methylaminomethyl-2-thiouridylate) methyltransferase — protein MQSYHALALFSGGLDSILAAKTVMDQGLDVLCLHFISPFFGKPGQIERWRGMYGLDIVPVDVSEAYVAMMADGPAHGLGKILNPCVDCKILMLRRAKELLATYGASFILSGEVVGQRPMSQRLDALNIIIRDSGTKGILLRPLCAKRLPETEPELSGLVDRQRLHAISGRGRKDQMALAAHYALAEIPTPAGGCLLTEEPSAKRFFPLFLHKPAPTPADFELANIGRQYWSGDRWLAIGRNQSDNARLERAAAPGDLVFKVRYLPGPLGVARPLPGAVWDAAAVADTAAFAASFNPKAMATAGPVQVDVAGFPGSPVLVTPNRQTPLAFAEPTWDAAKEGKRQRFTLHGVGGR, from the coding sequence ATGCAATCCTACCACGCCCTGGCCCTTTTCTCCGGGGGCCTCGACAGCATCCTGGCCGCCAAGACCGTCATGGACCAGGGGCTCGATGTCCTGTGCCTGCATTTCATCAGCCCCTTTTTCGGCAAACCCGGCCAGATCGAGCGCTGGCGCGGCATGTACGGCCTGGACATCGTTCCTGTCGACGTCTCCGAGGCCTATGTCGCCATGATGGCGGACGGCCCGGCCCACGGCCTGGGCAAGATCCTCAACCCCTGCGTGGACTGCAAGATCCTCATGCTGCGCCGGGCCAAGGAACTCCTGGCCACGTACGGCGCCTCGTTCATCCTTTCCGGCGAGGTCGTGGGCCAGCGGCCCATGTCCCAGCGCCTGGACGCGCTCAACATCATCATCCGTGACTCCGGCACCAAGGGTATCCTGCTGCGGCCGCTGTGCGCCAAACGGCTGCCGGAAACCGAGCCGGAGCTGTCGGGGCTGGTCGACCGGCAGCGCCTGCATGCCATCAGCGGCCGCGGCCGCAAGGACCAGATGGCCCTGGCCGCCCACTACGCCCTGGCCGAAATCCCCACCCCGGCCGGCGGCTGCCTGCTGACCGAGGAACCCTCGGCCAAGCGGTTTTTTCCGCTGTTTCTCCACAAGCCCGCGCCCACGCCGGCCGACTTCGAACTGGCCAACATCGGCCGCCAGTACTGGTCCGGCGACCGCTGGCTGGCCATCGGCCGCAACCAGTCCGACAACGCCCGCCTGGAACGGGCCGCGGCCCCGGGCGACCTGGTCTTCAAGGTCCGCTACCTGCCCGGGCCGCTGGGCGTCGCGCGGCCGCTTCCCGGGGCCGTCTGGGACGCGGCGGCCGTGGCCGATACCGCCGCCTTCGCCGCCTCGTTCAACCCCAAGGCCATGGCCACGGCCGGGCCGGTCCAGGTGGACGTGGCCGGTTTTCCCGGCTCGCCCGTGCTCGTGACGCCGAACCGGCAGACCCCCCTGGCCTTTGCCGAGCCGACCTGGGACGCGGCCAAGGAAGGCAAGCGCCAGCGCTTCACCCTCCACGGCGTCGGCGGCCGCTAG
- the recA gene encoding recombinase RecA, whose translation MARKPAQSPEEFRNEALATALTTIERKHGQGAVMRLEDAAHVKIPAIPSGSIGLDLALGIGGIPKGRITEIYGPESSGKTTLALHIIAESQKLGGTAAFIDAEHALDINYARRLGVNTPELLISQPDYGEQALDIADLLVRSNAVDIIVIDSVAALIPQAELEGEMGETQVGGQARLMSHAMRKLTGTIHKSQTSVIFINQIRMKIGMTGYGSPETTTGGNALKFYASVRLDIRKIQTLKDKEETYGSRCRVKVVKNKVAPPFREALFDILYGTGVSREGELIDMGVEAGIVDKSGAWFSFGSERLGQGRDNVRAFLQEHTDIRDQIETKLREHLGFHDYVPPASPEAIEEEDGM comes from the coding sequence ATGGCCCGCAAACCCGCCCAGTCACCCGAGGAATTCCGCAACGAGGCCCTGGCCACGGCGCTCACCACCATCGAGCGCAAACACGGCCAGGGCGCGGTCATGCGCCTGGAAGACGCCGCCCATGTGAAAATCCCGGCCATCCCCTCCGGCTCCATCGGCCTGGACCTGGCCCTTGGCATCGGCGGCATCCCCAAGGGACGCATCACCGAGATCTACGGCCCGGAATCCTCGGGCAAGACCACGCTCGCCCTGCACATCATCGCCGAATCCCAGAAGCTCGGCGGCACGGCGGCCTTCATCGACGCCGAACACGCCCTGGACATCAACTACGCCAGGCGCCTGGGCGTCAACACCCCGGAACTGCTCATCTCCCAGCCCGACTACGGCGAACAGGCCCTGGACATCGCCGACCTGCTCGTGCGCTCGAACGCCGTGGACATCATCGTCATCGACTCCGTGGCCGCGCTGATCCCGCAAGCCGAACTCGAAGGCGAAATGGGCGAGACGCAGGTCGGCGGCCAAGCAAGGCTCATGTCCCACGCCATGCGCAAACTGACGGGCACCATCCACAAGTCGCAGACGTCCGTCATCTTCATCAACCAGATCCGCATGAAGATCGGCATGACCGGCTACGGCAGCCCGGAAACCACCACCGGCGGCAACGCGCTCAAATTCTACGCCAGCGTGCGCCTGGACATCCGCAAGATCCAGACGCTCAAGGACAAGGAAGAGACCTACGGCAGCCGCTGCCGCGTGAAGGTGGTCAAGAACAAGGTCGCGCCGCCCTTTCGCGAGGCCCTTTTCGACATCCTCTACGGCACGGGCGTCTCCCGCGAGGGCGAACTCATCGACATGGGCGTGGAGGCCGGCATCGTGGACAAGTCCGGCGCCTGGTTCTCGTTTGGCTCGGAACGCCTGGGCCAGGGCCGCGACAACGTCCGGGCCTTCCTCCAGGAACATACCGACATCCGCGACCAGATCGAGACCAAACTGCGCGAGCACCTGGGATTTCACGACTACGTGCCGCCCGCCTCCCCCGAGGCCATCGAGGAAGAAGACGGGATGTAG
- the alaS gene encoding alanine--tRNA ligase, with protein sequence MMTANEIRAKFLDYFVANGHQLVSSSPLVPREDPSLLFTNAGMVQFKKVFLGQDKPGYKRATTSQKCLRVGGKHNDLENVGRTARHHTFFEMLGNFSFGDYFKEDAIRFAWTFLTEVIGLDKSRLYATVYLDDDEAFGLWKKIAGLSDDRIFRLGEKDNFWSMGDTGPCGPCSEIMYDRGEAMACGPNCGIGTCDCDRYLEIWNLVFMQYDQIEPGNRVGLPRPSIDTGMGLERIAAVVQGVHSNFDIDLFQTIIATAARIAGVTYGADEESDTALRVIGDHSRSVAFLLADGVMPSNEGRGYVLRRLIRRALRFGKLIGLSDPFLYKTAGTVVDVMGEAYPELVASRDFMERVVREEEERFGVTLDKGLAILAEELDRLEAAGETVITGAFAFKLYDTYGFPLDIVNDVAGKRGLAADEAGYRVCMAEQKARAKAAWKGSGETDPAVLFLELLESGMQSRFVGYEATAAQSRVNALISAEGQAVERLTAGQTGYLVTAVTPFYGESGGQAGDVGAITTLTGDAAVTGTIKAGPELTAHHITVQKGEVLLDQEAELAVDPAVRAATARNHTATHLLHKALKDVLGNHVNQAGSLVTPDRLRFDFTHGAAMTAEELARVEDAVNAAILLDAPVTTEVLAIEAARAKGATALFGEKYGATVRVVEVPGVSMEFCGGTHLRATGQAGSFLILSESGVAAGTRRIEAATGFNALAQMRAMRGELDEALHAVKARPGELVSRVKKLQDEIKALGKEKEQLAAKLASGQGRDLLAGLEEVGGVQLLCARVDAPNVKALREAMDDLRSKVPSGVIAIAAEQDGGKVSLIVAVSKDLHGRFTAPAIIKDAAAAVGGSGGGRPDMAQAGGTNPAGIDEAFAKVKAAVAG encoded by the coding sequence ATGATGACGGCCAATGAGATTCGCGCCAAGTTCCTGGACTACTTCGTCGCCAACGGGCACCAACTGGTGTCCTCCTCGCCGCTGGTGCCGCGCGAGGACCCCTCGCTTCTTTTCACCAACGCCGGCATGGTCCAGTTCAAGAAGGTCTTCCTGGGCCAGGACAAGCCCGGCTACAAGCGGGCCACCACCTCGCAAAAGTGCCTGCGCGTGGGCGGCAAGCACAACGACCTGGAAAACGTCGGCCGCACCGCCCGCCACCACACCTTCTTCGAGATGCTCGGCAACTTCTCGTTTGGCGACTACTTCAAGGAAGACGCCATCCGCTTCGCCTGGACGTTTCTCACCGAGGTCATCGGCCTCGACAAGTCGCGCCTGTACGCCACGGTCTACCTCGACGACGACGAGGCGTTCGGCCTGTGGAAAAAGATCGCCGGCCTGAGCGACGACCGCATCTTCCGCCTGGGCGAGAAGGACAACTTCTGGTCCATGGGCGACACCGGCCCCTGCGGCCCCTGCTCGGAGATCATGTACGACCGGGGCGAAGCCATGGCCTGCGGCCCGAACTGCGGCATCGGCACCTGCGACTGCGACCGGTACCTGGAAATCTGGAACCTGGTCTTCATGCAGTACGACCAGATCGAGCCGGGCAACCGGGTGGGCCTGCCACGTCCCAGCATCGACACCGGCATGGGCCTGGAGCGCATTGCCGCCGTGGTCCAGGGCGTGCACTCCAATTTCGACATCGACCTGTTCCAGACCATCATCGCCACGGCCGCCCGCATCGCCGGCGTGACCTACGGCGCGGACGAGGAAAGCGACACGGCGCTGCGCGTCATCGGCGACCACAGCCGTTCGGTGGCCTTTCTCCTGGCCGACGGCGTCATGCCCTCCAACGAGGGCCGGGGCTACGTGCTGCGCCGGCTGATCCGCCGGGCCTTGCGTTTCGGCAAACTCATCGGCCTGTCCGATCCGTTTCTCTACAAGACCGCCGGCACGGTGGTGGACGTCATGGGCGAGGCCTACCCGGAACTGGTGGCCAGCCGCGACTTCATGGAGCGGGTGGTGCGCGAGGAGGAAGAGCGCTTCGGCGTGACGCTCGACAAGGGCCTGGCCATCCTGGCCGAGGAACTCGACCGTCTGGAAGCCGCCGGCGAGACGGTCATCACCGGCGCCTTCGCCTTCAAGCTCTACGACACCTACGGCTTTCCGCTGGACATCGTCAACGACGTGGCCGGCAAGCGCGGCCTGGCCGCCGACGAGGCCGGCTACCGCGTGTGCATGGCCGAGCAGAAGGCCCGGGCCAAGGCGGCCTGGAAGGGCAGCGGCGAGACCGACCCGGCCGTGCTGTTTCTGGAGCTGCTCGAATCGGGCATGCAGTCGCGCTTTGTCGGCTACGAGGCGACGGCCGCCCAAAGCCGGGTCAACGCGCTCATTTCCGCCGAGGGCCAGGCCGTGGAGCGCCTGACCGCCGGCCAGACCGGCTATCTCGTCACCGCCGTCACGCCCTTTTACGGCGAATCCGGCGGCCAGGCCGGCGACGTGGGCGCCATCACGACCCTGACCGGCGACGCGGCCGTCACCGGCACCATCAAGGCCGGCCCGGAACTGACCGCCCACCACATCACGGTGCAAAAGGGCGAGGTCCTCCTCGACCAGGAAGCGGAGTTGGCCGTGGACCCGGCCGTGCGCGCCGCCACGGCCCGCAACCACACCGCCACCCACCTGCTCCACAAGGCCCTCAAGGACGTGCTCGGCAACCACGTCAACCAGGCCGGCTCGCTGGTCACCCCGGACCGGCTGCGCTTCGACTTCACCCACGGCGCGGCCATGACCGCCGAGGAGCTGGCCAGGGTCGAGGACGCGGTCAACGCGGCCATTTTGCTCGATGCGCCGGTCACGACCGAGGTCCTGGCCATCGAGGCGGCCCGGGCCAAGGGCGCCACGGCGCTTTTCGGCGAGAAATACGGCGCGACCGTGCGCGTGGTGGAAGTGCCGGGCGTGTCCATGGAATTTTGCGGCGGCACGCACTTGCGGGCCACGGGCCAGGCCGGCAGCTTCCTGATTCTGTCCGAATCGGGCGTGGCCGCCGGCACGCGCCGCATCGAGGCGGCCACCGGGTTCAATGCCCTGGCCCAGATGCGGGCCATGCGCGGCGAGCTCGACGAGGCCCTGCACGCGGTCAAGGCCCGGCCCGGGGAGCTGGTTTCGCGCGTCAAAAAGCTCCAGGACGAGATCAAGGCCCTGGGCAAGGAAAAAGAGCAGCTCGCCGCCAAGCTGGCCTCGGGCCAGGGCCGCGACCTGCTGGCCGGGCTGGAGGAGGTCGGCGGCGTGCAGCTGCTGTGCGCCCGGGTAGACGCGCCCAACGTGAAAGCCCTGCGCGAGGCCATGGACGACCTGCGCAGCAAGGTTCCCTCGGGGGTTATCGCCATCGCCGCCGAGCAGGACGGCGGCAAGGTGAGCCTCATTGTGGCCGTCAGCAAGGACCTGCACGGCCGGTTCACCGCCCCGGCCATCATCAAGGACGCGGCGGCGGCGGTGGGCGGTTCCGGCGGCGGCCGGCCGGACATGGCCCAAGCCGGCGGCACCAACCCGGCCGGCATCGACGAGGCCTTCGCCAAGGTCAAGGCGGCCGTGGCCGGCTAG
- a CDS encoding tetratricopeptide repeat protein codes for MPHWMHLPALVLCLGSVLAVPEASAKPAQKAAPPPAAPAFTGSASCRDCHEKFYKLWSTSFHGLAMRPYDDALAASLLGPQEADIVIGQAAYRMRLGAGEGFLEERTDGQTKTYPIAQVLGGKNVFYFLTPLERGRLQTLPLAYDVRRKQWYDMAGSAARHFPGGPSPTLSWKDWPYTFNTGCYGCHVSQLSTNYDPRTDTYATTWTEPGINCETCHGPGQEHIRVCQAAPKNNPPKDMKLIRGGSAFTHAQQNDLCGACHAKTVPLTVSFAPGERYFDHFDLIGYENPDFHPDGRDLGENYTMTSWARSPCALSGQLDCMHCHTSSGRYKFADPAKANDACKPCHADRVDNASSHTRHPEGSPGNRCVSCHMPATEFARMRRSDHSMLPPTPAATLAYGSPNACTLCHADKDAAWADGQVRAWHANDYQAPVLARAELVAAARRGDWSGLAAMLDCVADGKSDAVYAASLLRLLRPCADGRKWPAIVAAASAPSPLVRAAAAEALTDGPTPEGLAALVRLCADDYRLVRVRAAAALSGVPRQALDATSLPAVERATAEFLASLAARPDLWTSQYNLGNHALGQGDAQRAVGYYEKARLLDPAAVAPLVNLSIALGRLGQPEAAEQALAEALRLAPDDAPAHFNLGLLLAATNPEDALRFARQAGGLRPDNPRYAYALAFLLARSGQSGEALAVLRPVVASRPDYAEAARLYGRLLRQAGQKP; via the coding sequence ATGCCCCACTGGATGCACCTCCCCGCCCTCGTCCTCTGTCTCGGTTCCGTCTTGGCCGTCCCGGAAGCTTCCGCCAAACCCGCCCAAAAAGCCGCTCCTCCCCCGGCCGCCCCGGCCTTCACCGGCTCGGCCAGTTGCCGCGACTGCCACGAGAAATTCTACAAGCTCTGGTCCACCTCCTTCCACGGCCTGGCCATGCGCCCCTACGACGACGCCTTGGCCGCGTCGCTGCTTGGCCCCCAGGAGGCGGACATCGTCATCGGCCAGGCCGCCTACCGCATGCGCCTGGGCGCCGGCGAGGGCTTCCTGGAAGAGCGCACCGACGGCCAGACCAAGACCTACCCCATCGCCCAGGTCCTCGGCGGCAAGAACGTCTTCTATTTCCTGACCCCCCTGGAGCGGGGCCGGTTGCAGACCCTGCCGCTCGCCTACGACGTGCGCCGCAAGCAGTGGTACGACATGGCCGGCAGCGCCGCGCGCCACTTCCCCGGCGGCCCAAGCCCGACGCTCTCCTGGAAGGACTGGCCCTACACCTTCAATACCGGCTGCTACGGCTGCCACGTCAGCCAGCTTTCCACCAACTACGACCCCCGAACCGACACCTACGCGACCACCTGGACCGAACCCGGCATCAACTGCGAGACCTGCCACGGCCCGGGCCAGGAACACATCCGCGTCTGCCAGGCCGCGCCCAAGAACAACCCGCCCAAGGACATGAAGCTCATCCGGGGCGGCAGCGCCTTCACCCACGCCCAGCAAAACGACCTGTGCGGCGCCTGCCACGCCAAAACCGTGCCCCTGACCGTCTCCTTCGCCCCGGGCGAGCGCTACTTCGACCACTTCGACCTCATCGGCTACGAAAACCCGGACTTCCACCCCGACGGCCGCGACCTGGGCGAAAACTACACCATGACCTCCTGGGCCCGCAGCCCCTGCGCCTTGTCCGGCCAGCTCGACTGCATGCACTGCCACACCTCCAGCGGCCGCTACAAATTCGCCGACCCGGCCAAGGCCAACGACGCCTGCAAGCCCTGCCACGCCGACCGGGTGGACAACGCCTCAAGCCACACCCGCCACCCCGAGGGCAGCCCCGGCAACCGCTGCGTGTCCTGCCACATGCCCGCCACGGAATTCGCCCGCATGCGCCGTAGCGACCACTCCATGCTGCCGCCCACCCCGGCGGCGACCCTGGCCTACGGCTCGCCCAACGCCTGCACCCTCTGCCACGCCGACAAGGACGCGGCCTGGGCCGACGGGCAGGTCCGGGCCTGGCACGCAAACGACTACCAGGCCCCGGTCCTGGCCCGGGCCGAACTGGTCGCCGCCGCCCGGCGCGGCGACTGGTCGGGCCTTGCGGCCATGCTCGATTGCGTGGCGGACGGCAAAAGCGACGCCGTTTATGCCGCCTCGCTCCTGCGCCTGCTGCGGCCCTGTGCCGACGGGCGCAAGTGGCCGGCGATAGTGGCCGCCGCCTCGGCCCCCTCGCCCCTGGTGCGGGCGGCGGCGGCCGAGGCGCTCACCGATGGCCCCACGCCCGAGGGCTTGGCGGCCCTGGTGCGGCTTTGCGCCGACGACTACCGGCTGGTGCGCGTGCGGGCGGCGGCGGCCTTGTCCGGGGTGCCGCGCCAGGCCCTCGACGCGACTTCGCTTCCGGCCGTGGAACGGGCCACCGCGGAATTTCTGGCTTCGCTTGCGGCCCGGCCGGACCTGTGGACCTCGCAGTACAACCTGGGCAACCACGCCCTCGGCCAGGGCGATGCGCAACGGGCCGTGGGGTATTACGAAAAGGCCCGGCTCCTGGACCCGGCCGCCGTGGCCCCGCTGGTCAACCTGTCCATCGCCCTGGGCCGCCTGGGCCAGCCCGAGGCGGCCGAGCAGGCCCTGGCCGAGGCCCTGCGCCTGGCCCCGGACGACGCCCCGGCCCACTTCAACCTGGGCCTGCTGCTGGCCGCGACCAACCCCGAGGATGCCCTGCGTTTCGCCCGGCAAGCCGGTGGCCTGCGCCCCGACAACCCGCGCTACGCCTACGCCCTGGCCTTCCTGCTGGCCCGGTCCGGCCAGTCCGGCGAGGCCCTGGCCGTGTTGCGCCCGGTGGTCGCCTCCCGGCCCGACTACGCCGAAGCGGCCAGGCTCTACGGCCGGTTGCTGCGCCAGGCCGGCCAGAAACCATAG